The following coding sequences are from one Musa acuminata AAA Group cultivar baxijiao chromosome BXJ2-4, Cavendish_Baxijiao_AAA, whole genome shotgun sequence window:
- the LOC103982107 gene encoding putative E3 ubiquitin-protein ligase RING1a has translation MPAQKRPLTPPPLDDQLPAPDEPPPSPLPPPPLSTQQQQQQKQEPDKEDAGGGEADEGKAPAETPLAQDDSDGGSGGGQSSNEDDDEAEKPEFILVKLADIRKEVQCPICLGIIRKTRTVMECLHRFCRECIDKSMRLGNNECPACRTHCASRRSLRDDPNYDALIATLYPDIDKYEEEELAFHEEEKSRNKKIQAYITETFRRQSEALGRRRSTAKAAAVFGRKPQGSYRNHLRGRGRSIGGETAAAGSDEEEEEANGNDVTKDTSSADEPSPEQRPKRCKRWGAPRSSPARTAGSGDVGSEENDDFEVNREPLGTSPLRAGNREMLAWGKNGTRSQTRHSSTSGLNGRLVKGGRLAKLVDCLRNLDEADDEFDVHLTLVPLDDENMPNLEQPYLCCRPTLSIRHLCQFIALQTSVQAEEVEMYVRKPQCRNLAVGASNSMDEASTDPSIGLQMLEGQESLAAICASFTSDQGEMVLVYRRKIHG, from the exons ATGCCTGCCCAAAAGCGCCCGCTTACTCCTCCGCCCTTGGACGACCAACTCCCCGCCCCCGACGAGCCCCCTCCttcgcctcttcctcctccgccgcTCTCcactcagcagcagcagcagcagaagcaggaGCCGGACAAAGAGGATGCTGGCGGCGGCGAAGCGGACGAGGGTAAGGCGCCGGCGGAGACTCCTCTAGCACAGGACG ATTCTGATGGCGGAAGCGGTGGCGGTCAATCGTCGAACGAGGACGACGACGAGGCCGAGAAACCGGA ATTTATCCTAGTGAAACTAGCCGACATTCGAAAAGAAGTGCAGTGCCCTATCTGCTTAG GGATAATACGTAAGACAAGGACGGTAATGGAATGCCTGCATCGCTTTTGTAGGGAATGTATTGACAAATCAATGAGACTTGG AAACAATGAATGTCCTGCATGCCGCACCCATTGTGCAAGTCGGCGTTCTTTGAGAGATGATCCCAACTATGATGCCCTTATAGCAACCTTATATCCGGATATTGATAAGTATGAAGAAGAG GAACTGGCTTTTCATGAAGAGGAGAAATCCCGCAATAAGAAG ATCCAAGCATACATAACTGAGACATTTCGACGACAATCAGAAGCACTTGGTAGGAGGAGGTCCACAGCTAAAGCTGCTGCAGTATTCGGAAGAAAACCACAAGGAAGTTACCGAAATCATCTGCGTGGAAGAGGCAGAAGTATTGGTGGTGAAACTGCAGCTGCAGGCTctgatgaggaagaagaagaagcaaatggTAATGATGTCACCAAAGATACCTCGTCTGCAGATGAGCCCTCTCCTGAACAAAGGCCGAAGAGATGCAAGAGATGGGGGGCTCCTCGATCTTCACCAGCTAGAACAGCAGGCAGTGGTGATGTTGGCTCCGAGGAAAACGACGATTTTGAAGTCAACAGAGAGCCCCTTGGGACATCGCCTTTGCGAGCAGGAAACAGAGAGATGCTTGCATGGGGTAAGAATGGTACACGTAGTCAAACTAGACATAGCAGTACTAGTGGTTTAAATGGTAGATTGGTCAAGGGTGGGCGCTTGGCCAAATTGGTGGACTGCCTGCGCAATTTAGATGAAGCTGATGATGAG TTTGATGTGCATCTGACCCTGGTTCCTTTGGATGATGAAAATATGCCAAATTTGGAACAGCCATATCTTTGCTGCCGGCCAACCCTGTCAATTAGACATCTTTGCCAA TTTATCGCTCTTCAGACATCTGTCCAAGCTGAAGAAGTTGAGATGTATGTGAGGAAACCTCAATGCCGAAATTTAGCAGTTGGGGCTTCCAACTCAATGGACGAGGCATCGACTGATCCTTCCATAGGCCTCCAGATGTTGGAGGGACAAGAATCTCTAGCAGCGATTTGTGCTTCTTTCACGAGTGACCAAGGGGAGATG GTGTTGGTTTACCGTCGGAAGATTCACGGCTAG
- the LOC135611360 gene encoding mitochondrial arginine transporter BAC1-like isoform X2 encodes MATAHESTILPALQERKRVGNGAMSPAVEAAKEYAAGFAAGVATVITGHPFDTVKVRGLYKGASSSFIGMACESSLLFGIYSQTKQKFQGEIQNNRPQLQVIIPSAAFAGALISFILCPTELVKCRMQVQGKDAAMFVRYNGPLECALKTIQQEGVKGIFRGGLSTFLRESIGNAVFFSTYELSRHHLHKQLSFSPSASSHHSKVLVDTGIGIVTGGLAGTAFWLAVLPLDVAKTVIQTSPDPNYSRNPLQTLYAIYKRVGLSGCYAGLGPTLARAFPANAVAIVTWELTAKFLGIRRD; translated from the exons ATGGCAACTGCTCATGAATCGACCATTTTGCCGGCCcttcaagaaagaaagagagtAGGGAACGGGGCGATGAGCCCGGCGGTCGAGGCTGCCAAGGAATACGCGGCCGGCTTCGCCGCTGGTGTCGCCACCGTCATCACCGGTCATCCCTTCGACACCGTCAAG GTAAGAGGATTATATAAAGGTGCGTCATCCTCGTTCATTGGGATGGCATGTGAGAGTTCCCTTCTCTTTGGCATTTATTCCCAGACAAAGCAAAAATTTCAG GGGGAAATTCAGAACAACAGACCACAGCTCCAGGTAATTATTCCTTCAGCAGCATTTGCTGGAGCATTGATCAGCTTTATACTATGTCCAACCGAGCTAGTAAAG TGTAGGATGCAAGTTCAAGGGAAGGATGCAGCAATGTTTGTTAGATACAATGGTCCACTAGAATGTGCTCTTAAAACTATCCAGCAGGAAGGG GTCAAAGGCATTTTTCGTGGTGGCTTATCAACCTTTTTAAGAGAATCAATTGGCAATGCAGTCTTCTTTAGCACTTACGAGCTAAGTCGTCACCACTTGCATAAGCAATTGAGTTTTTCACCATCTGCCTCAAGCCACCATTCAAAGGTTTTAGTCGACACAGGGATTGGCATTGTTACTGGCGGACTTGCTGGAACTGCT TTCTGGTTAGCTGTTCTTCCACTGGATGTTGCGAAAACTGTGATTCAGACTTCTCCTGATCCAAATTATAGTCGAAATCCTCTCCAAACACTTTACGCG ATTTACAAGAGAGTGGGCTTGAGTGGATGCTATGCTGGTCTTGGGCCAACATTAGCAAGGGCATTTCCAGCTAATGCGGTCGCCATCGTGACCTGGGAGCTTACAGCTAAGTTTTTAGGGATTAGGCGAGACTGA
- the LOC135611360 gene encoding mitochondrial arginine transporter BAC1-like isoform X1 produces the protein MATAHESTILPALQERKRVGNGAMSPAVEAAKEYAAGFAAGVATVITGHPFDTVKVKLQAHNTKTQVKEYKNALHCTSRILITEGVRGLYKGASSSFIGMACESSLLFGIYSQTKQKFQGEIQNNRPQLQVIIPSAAFAGALISFILCPTELVKCRMQVQGKDAAMFVRYNGPLECALKTIQQEGVKGIFRGGLSTFLRESIGNAVFFSTYELSRHHLHKQLSFSPSASSHHSKVLVDTGIGIVTGGLAGTAFWLAVLPLDVAKTVIQTSPDPNYSRNPLQTLYAIYKRVGLSGCYAGLGPTLARAFPANAVAIVTWELTAKFLGIRRD, from the exons ATGGCAACTGCTCATGAATCGACCATTTTGCCGGCCcttcaagaaagaaagagagtAGGGAACGGGGCGATGAGCCCGGCGGTCGAGGCTGCCAAGGAATACGCGGCCGGCTTCGCCGCTGGTGTCGCCACCGTCATCACCGGTCATCCCTTCGACACCGTCAAG GTCAAGTTGCAAGCTCACAATACAAAAACACAAGTGAAGGAGTACAAGAATGCTTTACACTGCACTAGTCGGATCTTGATCACTGAAGGA GTAAGAGGATTATATAAAGGTGCGTCATCCTCGTTCATTGGGATGGCATGTGAGAGTTCCCTTCTCTTTGGCATTTATTCCCAGACAAAGCAAAAATTTCAG GGGGAAATTCAGAACAACAGACCACAGCTCCAGGTAATTATTCCTTCAGCAGCATTTGCTGGAGCATTGATCAGCTTTATACTATGTCCAACCGAGCTAGTAAAG TGTAGGATGCAAGTTCAAGGGAAGGATGCAGCAATGTTTGTTAGATACAATGGTCCACTAGAATGTGCTCTTAAAACTATCCAGCAGGAAGGG GTCAAAGGCATTTTTCGTGGTGGCTTATCAACCTTTTTAAGAGAATCAATTGGCAATGCAGTCTTCTTTAGCACTTACGAGCTAAGTCGTCACCACTTGCATAAGCAATTGAGTTTTTCACCATCTGCCTCAAGCCACCATTCAAAGGTTTTAGTCGACACAGGGATTGGCATTGTTACTGGCGGACTTGCTGGAACTGCT TTCTGGTTAGCTGTTCTTCCACTGGATGTTGCGAAAACTGTGATTCAGACTTCTCCTGATCCAAATTATAGTCGAAATCCTCTCCAAACACTTTACGCG ATTTACAAGAGAGTGGGCTTGAGTGGATGCTATGCTGGTCTTGGGCCAACATTAGCAAGGGCATTTCCAGCTAATGCGGTCGCCATCGTGACCTGGGAGCTTACAGCTAAGTTTTTAGGGATTAGGCGAGACTGA
- the LOC135611361 gene encoding dormancy-associated protein 1-like — protein sequence MVLLDKMWDDVVAGPQPERGLGKLRKVSAKPLVIKEGESSGNKYQRSLSMPQTPTTPTTPTASSPTPRQGNVWRSVFNPGSNLATKTLGANLFDKPQPNSPTVYDWLYSGETKSTHR from the exons aTGGTGCTTCTCGACAAGATGTGGGACGACGTCGTCGCCGGGCCTCAGCCTGAGAGAGGACTCGGCAAGCTGAGGAAGGTCTCCGCCAAGCCTTTGGTCATCAAAG AAGGAGAGAGCAGCGGCAACAAGTACCAGCGATCCCTGTCGATGCCGCAGACGCCCACCACACCTACCACGCCGACGGCCAGCTCCCCCACCCCGCGCCAGGGTAACGTGTGGCGGAGCGTGTTCAACCCCGGCAGCAACCTCGCCACCAAAACCCTCGGCGCCAACTTGTTCGACAAGCCCCAGCCCAACTCCCCCACCGTCTACGACTG GCTGTACAGTGGCGAAACAAAGAGCACCCATCGCTGA
- the LOC103982104 gene encoding anthocyanidin 3-O-glucosyltransferase 6 produces the protein MEKLRLVFVTFSGVGHLVAMVEAAKRLLQLEGNHFSATFLLLRVPAPSSGSAVASYLRSAAASDLDISFQELPPVELPADTEGPEDFISRYIEAHKTHVKVAVASLSSSAAVAALVLDFFATTLIDVAVDLGVPAYVYFTSGAVMLALMLHLPVLGEKNPASFEDVERDVDIPGVIPIPSQSMPSPLMRNDNRAYGWFVYHGRRFFEAKGIIINTFAELERGPLTAIEEGHCAPDRPAPLVHPIGPIVAVEEDTSKPGGEKHECVKWLDSQPPESVVFLCFGSMGSFDVPQVREIAAALERSDRRFLWCLRSPSAGKIRASVDATPKDVLPEGFLERTAGRGLVWPEWAPQAAILAHRAVGGFVTHCGWNSALESLWYGVPMLGWPLYAEQHLNAFQLVKVLGVAVELKVDRKRGNFVTADEVERGIRCLMDGRDEVNRVTAKAKEMSLASRKAIEKGGSSHIGLEKLAEEIKTSASSERGLRQS, from the coding sequence ATGGAAAAGCTCCGGCTAGTGTTCGTTACCTTTTCGGGAGTCGGTCACCTCGTCGCCATGGTGGAGGCCGCCAAACGCCTCCTCCAACTGGAGGGAAACCATTTCTCCGCCACTTTTCTCCTCCTACGAGTCCCCGCCCCAAGCTCAGGCTCCGCCGTCGCCTCCTACCTCCGCTCCGCGGCCGCCTCCGACCTCGACATCAGCTTCCAGGAGCTCCCGCCCGTGGAGCTCCCGGCCGACACCGAAGGCCCCGAGGACTTCATCTCCCGTTACATCGAGGCCCACAAGACCCACGTCAAGGTCGCCGTCGCATCCCTTTCCTCgtccgccgccgtcgccgccttGGTTTTGGACTTCTTCGCTACCACCCTCATCGACGTCGCGGTCGACCTCGGCGTTCCGGCATACGTTTATTTCACCTCGGGCGCCGTCATGCTCGCGCTCATGCTCCATCTACCCGTTCTCGGCGAGAAGAATCCGGCAAGTTTTGAGGATGTGGAAAGGGATGTTGACATCCCGGGCGTGATTCCGATACCGTCGCAGTCGATGCCGTCTCCTCTCATGAGGAATGACAATCGGGCCTACGGTTGGTTTGTGTACCACGGCCGAAGATTCTTCGAAGCCAAAGGCATCATAATCAACACTTTCGCAGAGCTCGAGCGAGGGCCTCTCACGGCCATCGAGGAAGGCCACTGCGCCCCGGACCGACCGGCGCCGCTCGTCCACCCCATTGGTCCAATCGTCGCTGTCGAGGAGGACACCAGCAAACCCGGCGGGGAGAAGCACGAGTGCGTCAAGTGGTTGGATAGCCAGCCTCCGGAGTCGGTGGTATTCCTGTGTTTCGGCAGCATGGGCAGCTTCGACGTGCCGCAGGTGCGCGAGATCGCCGCCGCGCTGGAGCGAAGCGACCGGCGATTCCTATGGTGCCTGCGATCGCCTTCGGCAGGCAAGATCCGAGCCTCGGTCGATGCGACACCCAAAGACGTGCTGCCAGAAGGGTTCCTGGAGAGGACCGCCGGCAGGGGGCTGGTGTGGCCGGAGTGGGCGCCGCAGGCTGCGATACTGGCGCATCGGGCGGTCGGCGGGTTCGTGacgcactgcgggtggaactcggCCTTGGAGAGCTTGTGGTACGGAGTCCCCATGCTCGGGTGGCCGCTGTACGCCGAGCAGCACCTGAATGCGTTCCAGCTGGTGAAGGTTTTGGGGGTGGCCGTAGAGCTGAAGGTGGACAGGAAGAGGGGCAACTTCGTCACTGCAGATGAGGTGGAGAGAGGAATAAGGTGTTTGATGGATGGCCGCGATGAAGTGAACAGGGTGACAGCAAAAGCGAAGGAGATGAGCCTGGCGAGCAGAAAGGCCATAGAGAAAGGAGGTTCCTCTCACATTGGCCTGGAAAAGCTGGCGGAGGAAATCAAGACATCAGCTTCGAGTGAGAGAGGACTCCGTCAAAGCTGA
- the LOC135611362 gene encoding squamosa promoter-binding protein 1-like — MEHRRPSADPQKKSGREKAKKEVQGDGDEEGEEVAPGGRIGEDKKRRPCSSAASKRGSGGGGGSGGASPPCCQAEKCTADLAEAKRYYRRHKVCEAHSKAAVVIVAGLRQRFCQQCSRFHELSEFDDSKRSCRRRLAGHNERRRKNTTLETQGERLKPLQASRPRWEDSDE; from the exons ATGGAGCACCGACGGCCGTCGGCAGACCCGCAGAAGAAAAGCGGGAGGGAGAAGGCGAAGAAGGAGGTGCAGGGGGACGGGGACGAGGAAGGCGAGGAGGTGGCCCCCGGTGGGAGGATTGGGGAGGACAAGAAGCGGAGGCCATGCTCTTCTGCCGCGTCGAAGAGGGGATcgggcggcggcggtggcagcgGGGGCGCGTCTCCTCCTTGCTGCCAGGCCGAGAAGTGCACGGCCGATCTGGCGGAGGCGAAGCGATACTACCGACGGCATAAGGTCTGCGAGGCGCACTCCAAGGCCGCCGTGGTCATCGTCGCCGGCCTGCGACAGAGGTTCTGCCAGCAATGCAGCAG ATTCCATGAGTTATCAGAGTTCGATGACTCCAAGAGGAGTTGTCGCCGGCGTTTGGCTGGCCACAACGAGCGGCGCCGGAAGAATACTACTTTGGAGACCCAGGGAGAACGGCTGAAGCCGCTGCAGGCAAGCAGACCAAGGTGGGAGGATTCAGACGAGTGA